Proteins found in one Plasmodium gaboni strain SY75 chromosome 13, whole genome shotgun sequence genomic segment:
- a CDS encoding 40S ribosomal protein S19, producing MEDANKPKKRTFRTFQYRGVDLDKLLDLSQDELIKLFKARQRRKFQRGISKKAKSLLKKIRKSKKNCEPGEKPNPVPTHLRNMTIIPEMVGSIVAVHNGKQYTNVEIKPEMIGYYLGEFSITYKHTRHGKPGIGATHSSRFIPLK from the exons atg GAGGATGCTAATAAGCCCAAGAAGAGAACCTTTCGTACCTTTCAATATAGAGGTGTTGATTTAGATAAGTTATTAGACTTAAGCCAAGATGAacttataaaattatttaaagCAAGACAAAGAAGAAAGTTTCAAAGAGGAATCAGTAAGAAAGCAAAATcacttttaaaaaaaattagaaaatcaaaaaaaaattgtgAACCAGGAGAAAAACCAAATCCTGTTCCTACGCATTTAAGAAATATGACAATCATACCAGAAATGGTAGGATCTATTGTAGCTGTTCATAATGGTAAACAATATACAAATGTTGAAATAAAACCAGAAATGATTGGTTATTATCTTGGTGAATTTTCaattacatataaacaCACAAGACATGGAAAACCAGGTATTGGAGCTACACATTCATCTCGTTTCATTCCATTGAAATAA
- a CDS encoding putative small ribosomal subunit nuclear export protein yields METKKKHCSVVSSSTSSSATNEICLLFKLIQESHNRKYIISKLTKLFLLIYKERLKRMLLYSSNAEEENKDNNNINGRHINNLDEKLKYFFRKDSIIFDIPRNKKGYNKYDEWLDDCFEKFLNLLFQLLKNDDEIFVKKSLSILFGSLQFELKIYEKLMKKNEDDYNNNNNNSNNSNILYMSDNTNEYDNNSNKVVEYEDKKKYFPIKLYRRIIIELLNIEHINIHTIKHICKSYICFYYDLDYFFLCIYNGLCIENKYVDSNKKKKDIAHNNDDDMYKKYNNNNNKNNNNNNNNKNNNNNNNNNNDNINNVVDVQKDYNLKFPKDNHNINLFIFIILINSIKPYKKVQRLNTNEKKKKKKKYMKRFKKHDLFLDDQEDVSRKRKKTYHNNNNNNSRVNINNTYYFCELNNSYGIKKNEVEKKKNIFENYNSDDSGSIKHLSSSSDDENKSDEEDFLKDVNLINNINSDMDFSDDMLLKNMKEKITNKIKERKNNLFINIHIDDKLYCNIYSSCWFYFITTHIHKYIMILQLLHYIPVYVFPYTNNPYYLIDFFNISFYKSSNLYISLAALPGIFHILTELNVGNVINEKNYTNINITKLENRKSDSLINDVMIKEEPISDEEQKEKLNISSNNINNENIKEEDNNMDNNMDDDNKSEKSEKSNNNTISDDDTTNDSNIFNDKNKLNNNMYTDYYKRLYELITPASFYYDDTHFLKIIHLSIKNKMIPIYYILSFLKKLLRIGCLTSYNISINILSVVYDILNYFKNELYEAMFISSSLFMIMDFKKDFFCYDNLLDNFDKEKIMHMLKINSIFLNDTYQQDQEYSIIKKTKKKSLYEFDNNIINNIEDNKKNGHIIIKDDDVEKKKNLFNIKECIPNKYKINMNKLNKKQLYMINHIFYEIILINNHICDNLKFYSNIYYYNFDKNTSYKSHEFYNDPSKMNWFKETSLFSSLKNFLSFKKKRETETTPTIRKNKNCTLFV; encoded by the coding sequence atggaaacaaaaaagaaacacTGTTCAGTTGTTTCCTCGTCAACATCATCATCTGCGACAAACGAGATATGCTTGTTATTTAAGTTAATACAAGAATCTCATAATaggaaatatattataagtaAGTTGACGAAgctttttttattaatatataaagaaagGTTGAAGAgaatgttattatattcttcaaacgctgaagaagaaaataaagataataataatattaatggtcgtcacataaataatttagatgaaaaattaaaatatttttttagaaaggattcaataatatttgatattccaagaaataaaaaaggatataACAAATATGATGAATGGTTAGATGATTGTTTTGagaaatttttaaatttattatttcagttattaaaaaatgatgatgaaaTATTTGTTAAGAAAAGTCTTTCCATATTATTTGGATCCTTACAGTTTGAATTAAAGATATATGAAAAGttgatgaaaaaaaatgaggacgattataataataataataataatagtaacaattctaatattttatatatgagtgataatacaaatgaatatgataataattcaaataaagTAGTTGAGTATGaggataaaaaaaaatactttcctataaaattatatagacgaattattattgaacttttaaatatagaacacataaatatccatactataaaacatatatgtaaaagCTACATATGTTTTTACTATGACCTggattattttttcttatgtatatataatggTTTATgtattgaaaataaatatgtagattcgaataaaaaaaaaaaggatatcgcccataataatgatgatgatatgtacaagaaatataacaacaacaataataaaaataataataataataataataataaaaataataataataataataataataataatgataatattaataatgtaGTAGACGTACAAAAAgattataatttaaaatttcCAAAAGATAACCATAATATCAATctgtttatttttataatccTAATAAATTCAATTAAAccatataaaaaagtaCAACGTCTTAatacaaatgaaaaaaaaaaaaaaaaaaaaaaatatatgaaaagaTTTAAAAAACATGATTTGTTCTTAGATGATCAAGAGGATGTATcaagaaaaagaaaaaaaacatatcataataataataataataattcacgtgtaaatattaataatacgtattatttttgcgaattaaataattcctatggtattaaaaaaaatgaagtagaaaaaaaaaaaaatatatttgaaaattataatagtGATGATAGTGGTAGTATTAAACATTTATCTTCAAGTTCagatgatgaaaataaatcagatgaagaagattttttaaaggatgtaaatttaataaataatattaatagtgATATGGATTTTTCTGATGATatgttattaaaaaatatgaaagaaaaaattacgaataaaataaaagaaagaaaaaataatttatttataaatatacatatagatgataaattatactgtaatatatattcaagTTGTTggttttattttataacaacacatatacataaatatattatgatattaCAATTATTACATTATATACCAGTATATGTATTTCCATATACAAATAatccatattatttaattgacttttttaatatttcattttataagTCATCAAACTTATATATTTCGCTAGCTGCATTACCAGGTATATTCCATATTTTAACAGAATTAAATGTAGGAAATGttataaatgaaaagaattatactaatataaatataacaaagTTAGAAAATCGAAAATCTGATAGTTTAATAAATGATGTCATGATAAAAGAGGAACCCATATCTGATGAAGAGCAAAAGGagaaattaaatatatcatcaaataatattaataatgaaaatataaaagaagaagataataatatggataataatatggatgatgataataaaagtgaaaaaagtgaaaaaagtaataataatactatAAGTGATGATGATACTACTAATGAtagtaatatttttaatgataaaaacaaattaaataataatatgtatacagattattataaaagattatatgaattaataaCTCCTGCTagtttttattatgatgatacacactttttaaaaattattcatttatctataaaaaataaaatgatacctatatattatattctttcctttttgaaaaaattattacGTATAGGATGTCTAActtcatataatatatctattaatattttaagtgttgtatatgatatattaaattattttaaaaatgaattatatgAAGCCATGTTTATTTCCTCTTCTCTATTTATGATTATGgattttaaaaaagatttcttttgttatgataatttgttagataattttgataaagaaaaaattatgcATATGCTAAAAATCaattctatatttttaaacGATACATATCAACAAGACCAAGAATATTCgattattaaaaaaacaaaaaaaaaaagtcTATATGAATTTGATAATaacattattaataatattgaagataataaaaaaaatggccatataattataaagGATGATGAtgttgaaaaaaaaaaaaatttatttaatataaagGAGTGTATCCCTAATAagtataaaataaatatgaataaattaAACAAGAAACAACTCTATATGattaatcatatattttatgaaattattttaataaataatcatatatgtgataatttaaaattttattcaaatatttattattataattttgataaaaatacTTCTTATAAATCACATGAATTTTATAATGACCCAAGTAAAATGAATTGGTTCAAGGAAACGTCtcttttttcatctttaaaaaattttttgagttttaaaaaaaaacgtGAAACGGAAACAACACCGACAATCAGGAAGAACAAAAATTGCACCTTATTCGTGTAA
- a CDS encoding putative membrane protein (conserved Plasmodium membrane protein, unknown function) yields MTSIKCLSTRVAAFILYLIPIIYSVLVLVFGFIEYKQKTTCNLLIICSLYAVIILLICLVGCLGVIKENATFIRSTIVLLIVNNIIMTMLITFLLIDILHSPHVVTIHRASKFLQFMVQDKKVGLLFCSSIYSLIFFSFCFMWTIGDYLAQLDARLCLEDLRQSHDSLQNKKKKSRHLNLGTSEEKEYLIKV; encoded by the coding sequence ATGACATCTATAAAATGTTTATCAACAAGAGTGGCAGCATTCATACTGTACTTGATTcctataatatattcagTTCTTGTATTAGTATTTGGGTTTATAGAATATAAACAAAAGACTACATGTAAtctattaataatatgttcattatatgcagtaataattttattgATATGTTTAGTAGGTTGTCTTGGAGTTATAAAAGAAAACGCTACGTTCATACGATCAACAATAGTATTATTAAttgttaataatataattatgacAATGttaataacatttttattaatagatatattaCATTCTCCTCATGTTGTAACTATACATAGAGCATCAAAATTTTTACAGTTTATGGTGCAAGATAAAAAAGTTGGGcttttattttgttcatcaatatattctttaatatttttttctttttgttttatgTGGACTATTGGTGATTATTTAGCTCAGTTAGACGCACGTTTATGCTTGGAAGATTTAAGACAATCACATGATTCACTgcaaaacaaaaaaaaaaaaagtagGCACTTAAATCTTGGAACAAGCGAAGAAAAAGAGTATCTAATTAAAGTATAA